Proteins from a single region of Cytophagaceae bacterium:
- a CDS encoding TonB-dependent receptor produces MKYIYILVCLIFSGSVFAQLTQNIRGKIVDKEAKYGIPGVSVMVVGMPTLGNVTDEEGNFKINKVPVGRQTLKVTYVGYKELLINNIVVDAGKEVILNLEMEEAPMQLNEVIVKARRNGEASNEMATISARQFSVEETNRYAGSRGEPARMASNFAGVQGADDSRSDIVIRGNSPSGVLWRVEGVSIPNPNHFAIPGTSGGPVSIINNKYLTNSDFFTGAFPAEFGNSISGVFDLKLRNGNNQSHEMMAQFGFLGTEAMAEGPLNKDKGSSYLLTYRYANLWLFNKIGIDIGTQAVPKYQDGFFRFNFPKKNGASVALWGFAGNSTVDIMISEQTTEDRNIFGSNDRDQYFSSRIGVAGLTYSKPLNKTTFLKATLAASTNAVDANHDYVLFNYDDQGNPKTMGNKFIIDQIIPIMDYTFKENKLHGVISINKKFSTRSTLKAGLNLDLNNFYSYDSARTVVGYPKLIISSWQNRWKSDDYYVTAQPYAQWKYTISPTLSANIGVTGLFSTINKNSVSPIEPRAGLNWDVAQGQKINLATGLHSNLQSNYTYFYGNESLSGRFIYNNRDMGLTKSWHFVAGYNTLLGKNMRLMFETYYQYLFNIPVEKSPSSFSMVNTGAAFSRIFPEKLVNEGTGRNYGVELTLEKFFSQGYYFLVTSSLFDAKYKGSDGVLRNSDFNGKYAGNFLFAKEFKLKRSSIDLGAKWTMVGGRWYGPVDEAKTIAAQEIIYKSETRNSLQFDPYRRLDLKVDYKINRKGLTHTIAVDLVNILGIQNILSMSYAPQPDGSFIKTEYQLGFLPVFFYRVDF; encoded by the coding sequence ATGAAATACATCTACATTTTAGTTTGTCTAATATTTTCAGGATCTGTTTTTGCCCAACTCACCCAAAATATCCGAGGGAAAATCGTGGACAAAGAAGCCAAATATGGCATCCCGGGGGTTTCGGTAATGGTAGTTGGCATGCCCACGCTAGGCAATGTAACCGACGAAGAAGGCAATTTTAAAATCAATAAAGTACCCGTAGGTCGTCAAACCTTAAAAGTCACCTATGTAGGATATAAAGAGTTACTAATCAATAATATAGTAGTGGATGCCGGAAAAGAGGTAATCCTTAATCTGGAAATGGAAGAAGCTCCAATGCAGCTGAACGAAGTGATTGTAAAAGCCCGTCGAAATGGTGAAGCTTCCAATGAAATGGCCACTATCTCTGCCCGACAGTTTTCAGTTGAAGAAACCAACCGCTATGCGGGTAGCCGTGGGGAGCCCGCACGTATGGCTTCCAACTTTGCCGGAGTACAGGGTGCCGATGATTCCAGAAGCGATATAGTAATACGTGGAAATTCCCCGTCGGGTGTATTGTGGAGGGTAGAAGGTGTGAGTATTCCCAATCCTAATCACTTTGCTATTCCGGGCACCTCAGGCGGACCAGTAAGTATAATCAACAATAAATATTTGACCAATTCCGACTTTTTCACTGGGGCTTTTCCGGCAGAATTTGGCAATAGTATCTCGGGGGTTTTCGACCTGAAACTCAGAAACGGAAACAACCAGAGCCATGAAATGATGGCACAGTTTGGATTTTTGGGCACTGAAGCCATGGCCGAGGGACCCTTAAATAAAGACAAAGGCTCTTCTTATCTTTTGACTTATCGATATGCCAACCTTTGGCTATTCAATAAAATCGGTATCGACATTGGTACCCAGGCAGTTCCAAAATATCAGGATGGGTTTTTCAGGTTTAATTTTCCTAAAAAAAATGGAGCGAGTGTGGCCCTTTGGGGCTTTGCAGGAAATAGCACCGTTGACATCATGATCAGTGAACAAACCACCGAAGACCGGAATATCTTTGGCTCAAATGACCGCGACCAGTATTTTTCTTCCAGAATTGGTGTGGCGGGTTTAACTTACTCCAAACCTTTAAATAAAACCACTTTTCTGAAAGCCACACTGGCGGCATCGACCAATGCCGTTGATGCCAACCATGATTATGTGCTTTTTAATTATGATGACCAGGGTAATCCTAAAACCATGGGTAATAAATTTATTATTGACCAGATCATACCTATCATGGATTATACTTTTAAAGAGAATAAATTACATGGAGTGATTTCTATAAATAAGAAGTTTTCGACCAGAAGTACACTCAAAGCAGGTTTGAATCTAGACCTTAATAATTTTTACTCTTACGACAGTGCCCGTACTGTGGTAGGCTACCCAAAACTAATCATAAGCTCATGGCAAAACCGCTGGAAATCTGATGATTATTATGTTACTGCCCAACCCTATGCCCAATGGAAATATACTATTTCTCCAACACTCTCTGCAAACATTGGGGTAACAGGATTATTTAGTACTATAAACAAAAATTCTGTTTCGCCGATTGAACCTCGTGCCGGTCTTAACTGGGATGTAGCTCAAGGCCAAAAAATAAATCTGGCAACTGGTTTACACTCCAACTTACAGTCTAATTATACGTATTTCTATGGAAATGAAAGTCTGAGTGGTAGATTTATCTATAACAATCGTGACATGGGGCTTACCAAAAGCTGGCATTTTGTGGCGGGTTACAATACCCTTCTGGGCAAAAACATGCGGTTGATGTTTGAAACTTATTATCAGTATTTATTCAATATTCCGGTCGAAAAAAGTCCTTCCTCATTCTCAATGGTTAACACCGGAGCAGCTTTCTCACGGATTTTCCCTGAAAAATTAGTAAATGAGGGTACCGGCCGAAACTACGGCGTAGAACTTACCCTGGAGAAATTCTTCAGTCAGGGATATTATTTCCTGGTAACCTCCTCGCTTTTTGATGCCAAATACAAAGGTTCTGATGGAGTTTTGAGAAATTCGGATTTCAACGGAAAATACGCCGGCAATTTCCTTTTTGCCAAAGAATTCAAACTCAAAAGATCGAGTATTGACCTTGGGGCTAAATGGACCATGGTGGGTGGCCGCTGGTACGGACCGGTAGATGAAGCAAAAACAATTGCTGCTCAGGAAATTATCTACAAAAGCGAAACCAGAAACTCATTACAATTTGATCCTTATCGCAGACTTGACCTAAAAGTAGATTACAAAATCAACCGTAAAGGACTGACCCATACAATTGCTGTTGATCTGGTTAATATTTTGGGAATTCAGAACATTCTGTCAATGAGTTATGCTCCGCAGCCTGATGGTAGTTTTATCAAAACTGAATATCAGCTGGGCTTTTTACCGGTATTTTTCTATCGGGTAGATTTTTGA
- a CDS encoding Gfo/Idh/MocA family oxidoreductase — protein sequence MKNSRRDFLKKISVAGILTPLISEDALSYPVITERKLRVALCGLGSYATNQLAPGIEKSKNCELVGIVTGTPEKATKWKEKYKLQDKNIYNYENFDQIATNPDIDVVYIVLPNSMHADFVIRTAKAGKHVITEKPMSVSVKEAKEMIEVCQKAGVKLGVGYRLHYEPFTQEIMRLVKDKDFGKVKFVETKFAWRNRNPNAWRMQNKYSGGGALMDVGIYCINASRYATGEEPISVTAQAVKTEPEIYRDIEETLLWQLKFPSGAIASGMSSYATNAQKLSIHYETGGLDLAPAYDYGPLKGSTNKGPLEMPVVHHQAYQMDGFADAILNNKPILTPGEEGLKDMIIIEAIKKAAKTGKEVKINIL from the coding sequence ATGAAAAATTCAAGAAGAGATTTCCTGAAAAAAATATCAGTAGCGGGTATTTTAACACCCCTAATTTCAGAGGATGCTTTGAGCTATCCGGTTATTACCGAAAGAAAGCTCAGGGTTGCACTATGTGGCCTGGGCTCATATGCTACTAATCAGCTTGCTCCGGGAATCGAGAAATCAAAAAACTGTGAACTGGTAGGAATTGTGACCGGAACCCCTGAAAAAGCCACCAAATGGAAGGAAAAATATAAGCTACAAGACAAAAACATATATAATTACGAAAACTTTGACCAGATTGCCACCAACCCTGACATCGATGTAGTGTATATTGTACTTCCCAATTCTATGCATGCCGATTTTGTGATTCGTACAGCCAAAGCCGGCAAACATGTGATTACAGAAAAACCTATGTCGGTTTCGGTGAAAGAGGCCAAAGAAATGATTGAGGTTTGTCAAAAAGCAGGGGTAAAACTAGGCGTTGGCTACAGACTTCACTATGAACCTTTTACACAAGAAATCATGCGATTGGTAAAAGATAAAGATTTTGGAAAAGTAAAATTTGTAGAGACGAAATTTGCCTGGAGAAACCGAAATCCAAATGCCTGGCGTATGCAAAACAAATATTCGGGTGGCGGAGCCTTGATGGATGTGGGCATTTATTGTATCAATGCAAGTCGCTATGCCACCGGAGAGGAGCCTATTTCGGTAACAGCCCAGGCGGTTAAAACCGAACCCGAAATATACCGCGATATTGAAGAAACACTTTTGTGGCAATTGAAATTTCCGTCAGGTGCAATAGCAAGCGGAATGAGTTCCTACGCTACAAATGCTCAAAAACTTTCGATACATTATGAAACCGGTGGACTTGACCTTGCTCCGGCCTATGACTATGGTCCATTGAAAGGTAGTACGAATAAAGGGCCACTAGAAATGCCTGTAGTCCATCATCAAGCCTATCAAATGGACGGATTTGCCGATGCAATTCTCAATAACAAGCCGATTCTAACCCCTGGCGAAGAAGGACTGAAAGACATGATTATCATTGAAGCCATAAAAAAAGCCGCAAAAACCGGCAAAGAAGTGAAAATAAATATTTTATAA
- a CDS encoding inorganic phosphate transporter, with product MEGFLWLAVAVLAFLAVADLMVGVANDAVNFLNSAIGSKAAPFRTIMWIATGGIFLGALSSAGMMEIAREGIFNPEYFTLTDVLVIFLAVMLTDIFLLDAFNTLGLPTSTTVSLIFELLGASIIVSAFKIMGNNEPLNFLFNINDTANNIIGYINWEKTNTIVSSIFLSVLIAFSFGALVMFISRLLFSFQFEKRMKTVGLVYASLAMLAMSYFLVYKGLKSTYSTKELSVKELIDYSKALNPKSTETFANQDIVKIKDAEGNELVFNKKVNEKGKEVYSIFFGNKGIKEIADTIKDNFAVFLLVFFVFWIILFAILNQYGLNPLKIVVFAGTFALSMAFAGNDLVNFIGVPLAGWQSFDMFRQASLAAGGGINPSEYSMIGLKFPMQAPYIFLFVAGLIMTLTLWFSKKARTVTETEVKLGTQEETQEKFRSNWFSRYIVRFSILLSKTLSEVLPSGMKRWINRQFIPKIVTDSKEAPAFDLIRASVNLTMASMLIAAGTSLKLPLSTTYVTFMVAMGSSLADRAWGRESASYRIAGVINVIMGWFVTAAVAFIVSSILAVILINFQIYGLIFLVIALISVVLFTNYFHKKENERKEKTEKIIQNIELTSDVSFQKTSVEISESLLTINKAFKLAIDGLISEDKTKIKKAKLMSNELTEYYFDIKNNLFKAIKKSKLSEKHTAQLYILTNDMMQDILQSLSFIILAAESHVSNAHKPLMENQTDLAVRITNEVDKYLIQIANGLSNNDYSELDETRKLKKSIFDHIEYALSNQVEGISKKDYGFKNTDLTLRLLLEIKDLVAIAVRFAKLLNRLNKGQSPLGNR from the coding sequence ATGGAGGGATTTTTGTGGTTGGCGGTGGCTGTTTTAGCATTTTTAGCTGTAGCTGATTTAATGGTTGGTGTGGCTAATGACGCAGTAAATTTTCTTAACTCGGCCATTGGCTCCAAAGCAGCACCTTTCAGAACCATCATGTGGATAGCCACCGGGGGTATTTTCCTCGGAGCTTTGTCCTCAGCAGGTATGATGGAAATCGCCCGGGAAGGCATTTTCAATCCGGAATATTTTACTCTTACTGATGTCCTGGTCATTTTTCTGGCTGTAATGCTCACCGATATATTCCTGCTAGATGCCTTCAATACTCTAGGATTGCCAACCAGTACTACAGTCTCGTTAATTTTTGAGCTTTTGGGAGCCTCAATCATAGTTTCGGCATTTAAAATCATGGGCAACAATGAGCCATTGAATTTTCTGTTCAATATTAACGACACCGCCAACAACATAATTGGTTATATCAACTGGGAAAAAACCAACACCATTGTTTCCAGCATTTTTCTTTCTGTGTTAATTGCCTTCTCTTTTGGTGCTTTGGTGATGTTTATCAGCCGTTTACTATTTAGTTTTCAATTTGAAAAACGCATGAAAACGGTTGGCCTGGTGTATGCATCGCTTGCTATGCTGGCCATGAGTTATTTTTTAGTATATAAAGGCTTAAAAAGTACATATTCTACCAAAGAATTGAGTGTAAAAGAACTCATAGATTACAGCAAAGCTCTCAACCCAAAATCAACGGAAACATTTGCCAATCAAGACATTGTAAAAATCAAAGATGCAGAGGGGAATGAATTGGTTTTCAATAAAAAAGTAAATGAAAAGGGTAAAGAAGTTTACAGTATCTTTTTCGGAAATAAGGGAATCAAAGAAATAGCAGATACAATCAAAGACAACTTTGCGGTGTTTTTGCTGGTATTTTTTGTTTTTTGGATTATTCTCTTTGCCATTCTTAATCAATATGGGCTAAACCCACTCAAAATTGTGGTTTTTGCCGGCACATTTGCCCTTTCAATGGCGTTTGCAGGCAATGACCTGGTTAATTTCATAGGTGTGCCTTTGGCAGGTTGGCAATCCTTTGATATGTTTCGACAGGCATCCTTGGCAGCGGGAGGTGGTATAAACCCTTCTGAATATAGTATGATAGGGCTGAAATTCCCAATGCAAGCACCATATATTTTTCTTTTTGTGGCTGGCTTAATCATGACTTTAACTCTTTGGTTTTCGAAAAAAGCAAGAACAGTAACCGAAACAGAAGTAAAACTAGGTACTCAGGAGGAAACTCAGGAAAAATTCAGATCCAACTGGTTTTCAAGATATATTGTTCGTTTTTCTATACTACTTTCAAAAACCCTGAGTGAAGTTCTACCATCCGGAATGAAAAGATGGATTAACAGACAGTTTATTCCAAAAATCGTAACGGACAGTAAAGAGGCTCCAGCATTTGACCTTATCAGAGCATCGGTAAATCTTACAATGGCAAGTATGCTAATAGCCGCCGGAACAAGTCTAAAACTTCCACTGTCAACCACTTATGTGACATTCATGGTGGCAATGGGTAGCTCACTCGCCGACAGAGCCTGGGGTAGAGAGTCAGCTTCTTACAGGATTGCCGGTGTTATAAACGTTATCATGGGATGGTTTGTAACTGCCGCCGTAGCATTTATTGTGTCATCTATTTTAGCCGTTATATTGATAAATTTTCAAATATATGGTCTGATTTTTTTAGTTATTGCATTAATCTCCGTGGTTTTATTCACCAATTATTTTCATAAAAAAGAAAACGAAAGAAAGGAAAAAACCGAAAAAATCATACAAAATATTGAGCTTACTTCTGATGTCTCTTTCCAAAAAACCTCAGTAGAAATTTCTGAAAGTTTACTTACCATCAATAAAGCATTTAAGCTAGCGATCGACGGCTTGATTTCTGAAGATAAAACGAAAATAAAAAAAGCAAAATTGATGAGCAACGAGCTCACTGAATATTACTTTGACATAAAAAATAACCTTTTTAAGGCAATCAAAAAGTCAAAATTGAGTGAAAAACACACTGCCCAGCTGTATATACTCACCAACGACATGATGCAGGATATTTTGCAATCTTTGAGTTTTATTATTTTGGCAGCTGAAAGCCATGTTAGCAACGCCCACAAGCCTTTAATGGAAAACCAGACTGATTTAGCAGTAAGGATAACCAACGAAGTTGACAAATATCTCATTCAGATTGCCAATGGGCTTTCAAACAATGATTATTCTGAATTGGACGAAACACGAAAACTGAAAAAATCAATTTTTGATCATATAGAATATGCTCTCTCCAATCAGGTGGAAGGTATCTCCAAAAAAGATTATGGTTTTAAAAACACTGATCTCACACTGAGATTATTACTCGAAATCAAGGACTTAGTTGCCATTGCTGTGCGTTTTGCAAAATTACTCAACAGACTCAACAAAGGTCAAAGCCCATTGGGTAACAGGTAG
- a CDS encoding acetylxylan esterase, which produces MKKSIVMLLIPTVAWAQSPSLRQGAFFTPEKGKTELSEASKLYNNKKEWKNRAEIIKNGIIQGGEISTILSSQPFNVTIHSKKSLDGYTVENVFFESYPGIYITGNLYKPSILKKKNPAVLAPHGHGNDPRFGEATQKRCATMARMGAIVFTWDMIGYGDMKQCDHKISQAFKLQTINSIRALDFIYQMPDVDKNKIAISGESGGGTQTFMLTTLDDRIKLSIPVVMVSSHFFGGCVCESGMPVHVSQHHATSNVEIAACAAPKPMLLISDGDDWTKYTPEVEFPHIQRIYSFNGKEKNVENAHFANEKHDYGPSKRKAAYEFLAKHFGLNISKADEKSVSILDKNHLSVFNSEFPLPENAKTGNEEVLKALTNIK; this is translated from the coding sequence ATGAAAAAATCAATTGTCATGTTGTTAATTCCTACTGTAGCATGGGCACAAAGTCCCTCTTTGCGACAAGGTGCTTTTTTTACACCTGAAAAAGGAAAAACAGAACTCAGTGAAGCGTCCAAACTTTACAACAATAAAAAAGAGTGGAAAAATAGAGCCGAAATCATCAAAAATGGCATAATTCAAGGTGGGGAAATAAGTACAATCCTATCAAGTCAGCCGTTTAACGTTACCATTCACAGTAAAAAATCTTTGGATGGCTATACTGTTGAAAATGTATTTTTTGAAAGTTATCCTGGTATTTATATTACCGGAAATCTTTACAAACCTTCTATTCTGAAAAAAAAGAACCCTGCCGTATTGGCACCGCATGGACACGGAAACGACCCAAGATTTGGCGAAGCGACTCAGAAAAGATGTGCAACAATGGCTCGGATGGGTGCAATAGTTTTTACCTGGGATATGATTGGCTATGGTGACATGAAACAATGCGATCACAAAATCAGCCAGGCATTTAAACTACAGACTATCAACAGCATAAGGGCACTGGACTTTATATACCAAATGCCTGATGTTGATAAAAATAAAATTGCAATTAGTGGCGAATCCGGCGGTGGTACCCAGACTTTTATGCTTACTACTCTTGACGACAGAATCAAGCTTTCCATACCGGTCGTGATGGTTTCAAGTCACTTTTTTGGCGGATGCGTGTGTGAGAGTGGCATGCCCGTACATGTGAGTCAACATCATGCCACTTCTAATGTAGAAATAGCTGCCTGTGCCGCTCCGAAGCCAATGTTATTGATTTCTGATGGTGACGACTGGACTAAATACACTCCGGAGGTTGAATTTCCCCATATTCAACGAATTTATTCTTTTAATGGCAAAGAAAAAAATGTAGAAAATGCACATTTTGCCAATGAAAAACATGATTATGGCCCTTCAAAAAGGAAGGCTGCTTACGAATTTTTAGCAAAACATTTTGGACTTAATATTTCAAAGGCCGATGAAAAAAGTGTAAGTATTCTGGACAAAAATCATTTGAGTGTATTTAATTCTGAATTTCCTTTACCTGAAAATGCAAAAACAGGAAATGAAGAAGTACTAAAAGCATTAACCAACATAAAATGA
- a CDS encoding cupin domain-containing protein — protein sequence MNTLVKDSDIEWSELGGGIKRKIMAYDAQMMVVKVAFEAGGVGASHSHQHTQASYVSKGVFEITIDGKTQTLIAGDVYFVPSGLIHGAFCIEAGELIDVFNPMREDFL from the coding sequence ATGAACACATTAGTAAAAGATAGTGACATAGAATGGTCAGAACTGGGGGGTGGCATCAAACGAAAAATCATGGCTTATGATGCCCAAATGATGGTTGTCAAGGTAGCATTTGAAGCCGGAGGAGTCGGAGCCTCACATTCTCACCAGCATACTCAGGCTAGCTATGTGAGTAAAGGAGTTTTTGAAATAACTATTGATGGTAAAACTCAAACGCTTATCGCGGGTGATGTTTATTTTGTTCCATCAGGACTCATTCATGGAGCATTTTGTATTGAAGCTGGTGAACTGATAGATGTTTTTAATCCAATGAGAGAAGATTTTCTTTAA
- a CDS encoding glycoside hydrolase family 88 protein, producing MKKYIASFFLVFILNFSIGQKPLSQQMADSFIGWYPDSIVVKPRKSSTWDYEQGLMLKAIEMVWHRTADPRYYNYILADLNRFVDSTGKIKTYRKDDYNLDNISTGRALLMLYQQTLPNKDKFRKAADQLWAQLENQSTTNEGAYWHKQRYPYQIWLDGLFMAEPFAAEYSKIFNHPDHFETIARQFEQVEKHMVDSTTGLLYHGFDESREQGWANKKTGLSPHFWGRAIGWYAMALVEVLDYFPENHPKRPEIIGYLKRLAPVLVKYQDQKSGVWYQMVALGSKKGNYLEASVSNMFVYALLKGVRKGYLPASYLVSAKKGYHGILKEFLIKEADGSIGLDKTVSVGGLGGNPYRNGTYEYYLSEPIRKNDLKGVGPFIFASIEMEMLNENQIGKGKTVALDYHFNREFRKDWNGNTEQFHYTWEDTYHSGFGWFGEIFQNYGAKITAIKEAPTAKNLAGKNVYIIVDPDTQKETAEPNFVDAGDIIPIKKWVYNGGTLILMANDTSNCEIPRFNELSKAFGIEFTGKSRNMVKGDQFHQGKIDIPAANRVFKNTKRVYVKELVTLKLSKGATPLIKDDGDVIMATNVYGKGRVFVIGDPWLYNEYVDGRKIPMEYQNYQAAKDLARWALGK from the coding sequence ATGAAAAAATATATAGCCTCATTTTTTCTAGTCTTTATTTTAAATTTCAGTATCGGCCAAAAGCCGCTTTCACAACAAATGGCCGATTCTTTTATAGGCTGGTACCCTGACTCCATAGTGGTAAAACCCCGAAAATCGTCCACCTGGGATTATGAACAGGGTCTTATGCTCAAAGCCATTGAAATGGTTTGGCATCGCACTGCTGATCCCAGATATTATAACTATATTCTCGCTGACCTTAATCGCTTTGTGGACAGTACAGGCAAAATAAAGACCTACAGAAAAGACGATTATAATCTCGATAATATAAGTACGGGAAGGGCTCTTCTGATGCTTTATCAGCAAACTCTACCCAATAAAGACAAGTTCAGAAAAGCGGCTGATCAACTTTGGGCTCAACTTGAAAACCAATCGACCACCAATGAAGGTGCTTATTGGCATAAGCAACGCTACCCTTACCAAATATGGCTCGATGGCCTTTTTATGGCTGAGCCGTTTGCCGCAGAATATTCCAAAATATTCAATCATCCAGATCATTTTGAAACCATCGCCCGACAGTTTGAACAAGTTGAAAAACACATGGTGGATTCCACTACGGGCCTACTATATCATGGTTTTGATGAATCACGCGAACAAGGCTGGGCCAACAAAAAGACAGGACTTTCACCGCATTTTTGGGGAAGAGCCATCGGCTGGTATGCAATGGCTTTGGTAGAAGTATTAGATTATTTCCCTGAGAATCATCCAAAAAGACCTGAAATAATTGGTTATTTGAAAAGATTGGCTCCGGTTTTAGTAAAGTACCAGGATCAAAAATCAGGTGTTTGGTATCAAATGGTGGCATTAGGAAGCAAAAAAGGCAATTATTTGGAAGCGTCAGTTTCTAATATGTTTGTGTATGCTTTGCTGAAAGGCGTGAGAAAGGGATATTTGCCGGCTTCCTATCTTGTATCGGCAAAAAAAGGCTACCATGGAATATTGAAAGAGTTTTTGATAAAAGAAGCAGATGGTAGTATTGGGCTCGATAAAACTGTTTCGGTAGGTGGCCTGGGCGGAAATCCATACAGGAATGGCACTTATGAATACTATTTGAGTGAGCCAATCCGGAAAAACGACTTAAAAGGTGTTGGGCCATTTATTTTTGCGAGCATCGAAATGGAAATGCTGAATGAAAACCAGATAGGAAAAGGAAAAACTGTTGCACTGGACTATCATTTTAACCGGGAATTCAGAAAAGACTGGAACGGAAATACCGAGCAGTTTCATTATACCTGGGAAGATACCTATCATTCGGGTTTTGGTTGGTTTGGCGAAATATTCCAAAATTATGGTGCAAAAATCACCGCCATCAAAGAAGCACCAACAGCTAAGAATCTTGCTGGAAAAAATGTATATATTATTGTAGATCCTGATACACAAAAAGAAACCGCCGAGCCCAACTTTGTGGACGCCGGAGATATTATTCCGATCAAAAAATGGGTTTACAATGGTGGAACGCTCATTTTAATGGCCAACGACACTTCCAATTGCGAGATTCCGAGATTCAATGAATTGTCAAAGGCTTTTGGAATAGAGTTTACCGGTAAAAGCCGAAATATGGTAAAAGGTGATCAATTTCATCAGGGAAAAATTGACATTCCGGCTGCTAACCGTGTATTTAAAAACACGAAACGCGTTTATGTAAAAGAACTTGTGACCCTAAAACTGAGTAAAGGAGCGACACCTCTGATCAAAGATGACGGTGATGTTATAATGGCCACCAATGTTTATGGAAAAGGTCGGGTCTTTGTGATTGGTGATCCATGGCTTTACAATGAATATGTAGATGGAAGAAAAATACCAATGGAATACCAAAACTATCAGGCAGCTAAAGATCTGGCAAGGTGGGCTCTGGGGAAATAA
- a CDS encoding pectinesterase encodes MKYILIFLFAYANICQAQTITVSKDGSGDFKSIQKAIESFKPSTKDKYRKIFVKNGTYNEKLWIDIVRHHLVLEGESEKGVIITFTQARDIWRCENPNDYGAATINVMASDVVFKNLTILNDYGFNAKGDSVIKCLNEAGKVNPSTVQNYALPREPGERDGEKIVRKDGHQFAFRSIPGATRLKFLHCTFRSGGGDTVSPWDVEGGMYYFNHCTIEGHVDLYCPRGNALIENSLFICHNMSAAIWHDGSAKESDKTVLKNCKFLGDQGFKLGRYHREAQMYLFDCEFSKEMADAPIYQSGDRKLNWGHRIYYKNCHREGGDFDWHKDNTSLKAKDLGFKGVFGRKW; translated from the coding sequence ATGAAATATATTTTAATATTTCTTTTTGCATATGCAAATATTTGCCAAGCTCAAACCATTACAGTTTCGAAAGATGGTAGTGGTGATTTTAAGTCCATTCAAAAAGCCATTGAAAGCTTCAAGCCTTCAACGAAAGATAAATACCGAAAGATTTTTGTCAAAAACGGCACTTATAACGAGAAACTGTGGATTGATATCGTAAGACATCATTTGGTCCTGGAGGGTGAGTCAGAAAAAGGCGTAATCATCACTTTTACTCAGGCACGGGACATCTGGCGGTGCGAAAACCCCAACGACTATGGTGCAGCCACCATCAATGTAATGGCCTCTGATGTGGTTTTTAAAAACCTGACCATCCTAAATGATTATGGATTTAATGCAAAAGGTGACAGCGTAATCAAATGCCTTAACGAAGCAGGAAAAGTAAATCCCTCCACCGTTCAGAACTACGCTTTGCCACGCGAGCCAGGCGAAAGAGATGGAGAAAAAATTGTTCGAAAGGATGGTCACCAGTTTGCGTTCCGATCTATACCGGGTGCCACAAGACTCAAGTTCCTTCATTGTACTTTCCGCTCCGGCGGTGGCGATACAGTGAGCCCATGGGATGTAGAGGGCGGCATGTATTATTTCAACCATTGTACCATCGAAGGTCATGTTGACTTGTATTGCCCGAGAGGTAATGCACTGATAGAGAACTCATTGTTTATTTGTCACAATATGTCAGCGGCCATCTGGCATGACGGTTCGGCAAAAGAAAGTGACAAGACAGTTTTGAAAAACTGCAAATTTTTGGGCGACCAGGGTTTCAAACTGGGCCGCTACCATAGAGAGGCTCAAATGTATTTGTTTGATTGTGAGTTTAGTAAAGAAATGGCCGATGCCCCTATCTACCAGTCCGGCGACCGAAAACTCAATTGGGGACACCGTATATATTATAAAAACTGCCACCGTGAAGGCGGAGATTTCGACTGGCATAAAGACAATACAAGTTTGAAAGCCAAAGATTTGGGATTCAAGGGTGTATTTGGGAGAAAGTGGTGA